TGTTCTCACCCCTTCAATAATATGTTttcatattgaaaaaaaaatgtattttagtattaattagatttaattattaataatatttatgtataaatatttcttatatttaattttaatatttaatatttatcctaaatttttcatattatatctatttaatttttcttgaaaaaaatatatataaatattattaagaaatacttaatattataaaaattattattatttaattttaactataaaattttattaataactaattaaagtAAATTTTagtcactattattattatttaaagtaTTTCCTCAAGTTACGATTAATatggaaaattaaaaaagtttagaattagtaattaattaatataataactATTATAAAAAGGTTATTCATAactatttaataatttttttaaagcaaaatttGTATAGAAAGAAACATGGTGTCGGGAACAAGCTTCCCGAATGTGAAGGTCGAATCAAATATTACTATTGattattattatcataattatttttaatttcatttcccAAGTTATCATGAATAATGAGAAAATTATCAAATGTTTTACAGTCAGTAttaaatataatgaataatattaaaaatttaataatatcaaactaatattatttttaattagaagGGTAAGTAAATTTTACCtttacttattattatcattattttttaaattgttttctTAAGTTGTcactaataattaaaatttagaatcataataataataataataattaataataattattattattattatttctgaagaaaaaaattattattattactattttgAAATATGAAAAACTAAAGTTTTTTTACCATCCCTAATTTATATAATGATAATGCAAAActttattaataactaattaatattgttattaatgtataagtcaagtcaattttacttaatataattatattgatattgatattgatgaatGATTGATTTTAGGATGTAGCATTGATTATGGCTAAAAATGGAAATTTTTATCatgtaatgtatttaatgtaaagaTCAAGTCTCTTTTTTACGTAtatgttgattgattgattaaatattagattagattatAGATTAAAGGTATGTATTGTTAGTGTAAACATTacttacacagtcatccaattaaatttcgccaaatcagaaaatatatttttctttaattaaaatttaaaataaaagtaattgTTCCTCTAACGTGACATACTGCGATTAATTGTAAATGTAAAAATGTTTTACACTAATAGTGCATATCAGTTAAACTCGATTATTATATATAATCAATCACTAATTGATACTTATATTAATGTAAATGATAAGAATATTATTCCATATCATTAGCTTCTCAAAAGaagtaaaaataataaagtaaatatgttttaaaatgCCTCCTAAACCAAACAAGCAAAGGTTATTCCCCCTCATTTCCATCCCTTATCTTCATTTAAATATcgcttctcttatttttcttttcaaaaaaaaaacatttcccCTCCACTCCTTTGACCAAACACACCCTAAGGCAATGCAAAATTCATTTGGTCAACTAACTCATGACAAAACGACAGTGATTTCTGTTGAAAATGGAGTGTTTTGtttgaagaaacaaaaagaaCTTTTAACTAGTGTAGGAACGATGAATAGCAATAACAAAATTTGTTTCAcgaaacattaaattaaaaaatagaagCAAAATGTCAAAGTGCACTGACAGGTGGCGGTGGCTATGGAATAAGCGTTACACGCAAAACCCAATGTTGGTCGTGTCTTACATCATCAGTATTTACTTCCATCGCTTACTTTCCCATTCCTATTTCACTCCTCGTTCAATTGCATTTCTCTTCTGTTTCACTCTGCTATCCCTACCTCTGCATCTCACGACTCAGGTATGTTCATCGTGCTCCTTTTCTTCATTATTTGTTTGCTTGATTTCATGTATGATTTGTGGCTTTTATAGTTGCTGGTAATACTGAATTTCATTTCAATAGTTTTTGttgaaatataattaatttttataggAATCTAGAAATTCTGAAATGCAGTGAATGATAGAAAGTAAAAAGTTTCTGCCTTTCTTTGTTTTCTGAGGTTCGGTGTTGGGGGTGGAGTGGGGTTTTTTATGGGAGGGTTATAGGTGTTTTTGTGGGTTTCTTTTGCTCATGAATTGTGATAGAATCAAAATTTGTGGCCAACAAAAACTATGTGTCTCTATGTGTGTGTTTAGGAGAATTTGAAAATTCATGGTTTCTTGTCAATAGGGTTTATAATAAGTATCTAGTATGCAAATTTTTCCATTTGAAGAGATGTTGTTTTGGAGTAGATTTTTGATGGcttaaattaacaaaaatatacTAGTATCTAGCCTCTTATTGGAGTGAATGATAGAAAGTAAAAAAGTTTCtgcctttctttcttttctgaggTTCGGTGCTGGGGGTGGAGTGAAGTTTTTGATAAGAGGGTTATAGGTGTTATTGTGGGTTTCTTTTGCTCATGAATTGTGATAGAATCAAAATTTGTGGCCAACAAAAACTTTGTGCCTCTATGTGTGTGTTTAGGAGAATTTGAAAATTCATAATTTCTTGTCAATAAGGTTTATAATAAGTATCTAGTCTGCAATTTTTTTCCATTTGAAGAGATGTTGTTTTGGAGTAGATTTTGATGACTTAAATGAACAAAAATATATTAGTATCTAGCCTCTTATTGGAGTGAATGATAGAAAGTAATAAAGTTTTtgcctttctttcttttctgatgTTCGGTGCTGGGGGTGGAGTGGGGTTTTTGGTGGGAGGGTTATAGGTGTTATTGTGGGTTTCTTTTGCTCATGAATTGTGATAGAATCAAAATTTGTGGCAAACAAAAACTTTGTGTCTCTATGTGTATGTTTAGGAGAATTTGAAAATTCATGGTTTCTTGTCAATAGGGTTTATAATAAGTATATATCTAGTATGCAAATTTTTTCCATTTAAAGAGATGTCTTTTTGGAGTAGATTTTGATGGCTTAAATGAACAAAAATATATTAGTATCTAGCCTCTTATTGGAGTGAATGATAGAAAGTAAAAAAGTTTCtacctttctttcttttctgaggTTCGGCGTTGGGGGTGGAGTGGGGTTTTTGATGGGAGGGTTATAGGTGTTATTGTGGGTTTCTTTTGCTCATGAATTGTGATAGAATCAAAATTTGTGGCAAACAAAAACTGTGTGTCTCTATGTGTGTGTTTAGGAGAATTTGAAAATTCATGGTTTCTTGTGAATAGGGTTTATAATAAGTATCTAGTCTGCAATTTTTTTCCATTTGAAGAGATGTTGTTTTGGAGTAGATTTTGATGGCTTAAATGAACAAAAATATATTAGTATCTAGCCTCTTATTGGAGTGAATGATAGAAAGTGATAAAGTTTCtgcctttctttcttttctgaggTTCGGTGTTGGGGGTGGAGTGGGGTTTTTGATGGGAGGGTTAAAGGTGTTATTGTGGATTTCTTTTGCTCATGAATTGTTATAGAATCAAAATTTGTGGCAAATAAAAACTTTGTGTCTCTATGTGTGTGTTTAGGAGAATTTGAAAATTCATAGTTTCTTGTCAATAGAGTTTATAATAAGTATCTAGTATGCAAATTTTTCCATTTGGAGTAGATTTTGATGGCTTAAATGAACAAAAATATACTAGTATCTAGCCTCTTATTTTAGTGAGTGatagaaagtaaaaaaatatcTGCCTTTCTTTTCTGAGGTTCGGTGCTGTTCTAGGGGTGGAGTGGGGTTTTTTATGGGAGTGTTATAGGTGTTATTGTGGGTTTATTTTTCTCATGAATTGTGATAGAGTCAATATTTGTGGCCAAGAAAAACTTTGTCTCTTTGTGtagaagaatttgaaaattCATGGTTTCTTGTCAATAGGGTTTATAATAAGTATCTAGTTCGCAAATTTTTCCATTTGAAGAGATGTTATTTTGGAGTAGATTTTGATGGCTTAaatgaacaaaaaaatatatttgtatCCAGCCTCTTATTGGGTTGTACGTATAACAAACTAGGAAAAGGGAATGCTTCAGTGATATTTGAGAACCTCTTATTGGGTTCCTCGCAATGGCATCGTGCATCTGCTCATGATATTTGAGAACCCACACTAAGTATATAGAGAACCAAGTCTCTCTCTAGGGAGAGACCACAAACTCTAAGATAGACTTGGGAAGCCTCCTTACAATAAAAGTCGTCCTTTTTAAATGTAGGTTTGTAGGCATCATGGACTGTTTGTTGGGTTTgacaggaaaaaaaatattttaggaCATGAATGAGGAAGGCAGAGGGAATGTGAACGGATGAAGTGAAGGTAAGAGATTTGACAAAAACAAGATGAAGGGGGTGAAGTTATGGTTGCATGGGCCTCTGAATCTCTGGTCttcttgtcttttttttttttattgtaggGTTAATGGAACAAAGCCTTAGAAATACACCGACCAAAATATACTTGAGTTCCATTCCCTTTCCTGGTGTTTGAAAACACTGCATTACTTTCATATAAAGATTGTGGTTTGTAATGATTTTTCCTGTTCCTTGTGTCATTTCTTGTTGCCTAGATCATATATTATACACTTTTACTAATAATATGGAATTAATTTCTATATGGGTTCGTTGTGTTTATATGTTTACTtcataaatttgttttttaactTATTCAAGAGGGTGGCAAAGCAAACTGGTGATCATTGATAATTCTTGATAGATTTTCTCTATTGCCAAATAAATGTAACATTCAAATATAATCTGAGTACGGGATTATGTATTTGGTTGATTGGAGGTTTTAAAATTGGTGATTACTTTGTAAGTAGTTTAGTTCAATAGTTGGTTGTTCATTTTGTGATTCAATTTCTTTCTTTGTATCAACACATTACGTATCCCTTTCTCTTTTATAGGTTTGGTGTCATTTGAAACGTATTAGAGGATGGACTCATCTGAGGGGTTAAAAAAGAAGCCAGACACTATTTTTGTgtatgaaagaagaagaaaaggcaCTAACTCTAAAAAAAGATTGTCGCTGCTGTACAGTAAAATAGCAAATCTCAATCAAGTCAGTACCTTACCTTCAGAATCTTCTGTGGCTAAAAATGATGGATCAcgtgaaattggagatgatggcgtaagttttattttactttgcttGTATCTGCAGAATGATCTTTACAAGTTAACATGATCCATTCTAGAATTTAGTTTCTtggtattttttttcctttattgaTATGTTGAAGTTTCCTATGATTATCAAGTCATATACATTCTAGTCTTATCTAGTATGAACCCAATGTATGcaaaatatacatatatcttTTGCATAGAGCTGAATATTATTAATGTTACAATCAGATTGTTTTCACCCCAAAAAGTTGTACAATCAAAGTTCTATAATTGATCTCTGCCTTAAAAACATAATATACCTGCAGAGTTACTTTGAATGCGAGCTGTGCAATGATGGAGGAGAATTGCTCTGCTGTGATGCTTGCCCTCGAACTTATCACTTGGAATGCCTTGGTCTTAAAGTATGCTTTACTTTTGTTTTGTAATTAGAGCATTCTCTTATTTTTCATTGATCTCCAAGTAtgcttatattattttttattctacTTGAAGTCTGTTCCTCCTGAAAAAGAATGGCTATGCCCAAACTGCTCTGAGCTTTCAATGCCCAAGAAACATTTGAAGAGCTCCAAAAAAGACATCTCATCTAAGAAAGTCAAAGCTGGTTCTTGCTCCTCAGGATCAAAGAACAAGAAGCAATCAAATTAAGCAATCGATGGTAATTTGGTACGCTTAACGACCTTTGACCCCCTTTAATTTTAGCTCTAGATGAAATTTATAGGCTATtgtgcattttttttattacttttttgCGTTTTTATTTTGAGCAATAAATCTTGTAGAACTCCCtcctcatttttatttttttgtaaaaaaaagtcAAGTCAAGGGGCTTGTTTGATTGTGGTCTAGTTTTTTTTAGGAAAACAATTTGCAAAtcagtttttaaaatttgtttttgagaaggaagtaattaaaatatatatttgataattctttttttaataaatgttTTAAgaacgaaaataaataaataaatttcttGGTAAATTTGTTTAGaaacatgttttggaaattttTTTTGACAGTATGTTTTGGAAATTATACATTAGAAAAATTATTGactgtatatttttttttatgaatttctTAAATTTAAAGAGGTAACTTAAATTTACTCTATatctttcaaaatttcaattttatgaaaaattaatcaaatgtgtattttttttaatttgaagttttttttaacgATACTTCTAATTTCAagttgaaaaaatatatatatttattaaattttactatacacatttaaataataatagatgagtaaatagtaaaaataataattacgttacatgtaatatatatctaataactttttaaaaaaattatatagatgtaataaattataatatGTAAAAAACATCAACCCCATAATTAccatttatataaataataataaataatattttatagttAAATCGATCCAACTCCTTAACATATAAACCTGATAAATAATCACCGAAAAGTACTTCATCCACTTTCCAAATGTTCTCTAACTTTACCTTGTTTTGAGTCTAATATTTTGCaggaaattaaaaaatatatcttATTTTATCCACTTCTTCCTTTATTTATCCATGTACCCCATATACATGTGTATATACAGGGGAAATATCTAGTGAGAACATGAGAAATAGATGGTCAAAATAGTCAAAATTAACTCCCTTTTACTCTCAGCTAATACATTACCCCTAACACATGCATATACTTGCATCGAGACACACATAAATATGCATATACTTTAGACATTGCGTGTGTTGGTGTTTCTGTGTCGATGCTATATAGATGCTCAGTCGAATACAAATCATGGAGAGAGTTTCTAATAAGTTTTGTTTCTGATGCTAACAGGTTGGAAAGGAGATTGTGGGGTCATCCTTGTTCTTATGTGGGCTGCGAATGTTTAAGTTGGTGTATTAAATTTTTAGCTTGTTCTTGTGAAATTAAGACTCTGAACATCTGTTGGTTGAGGTATCTAAAACTTGGTGATATTTAAGTTTTTAAACTATTGCTTACAGTCTCTTCTGGTGTAATACTTTAAGGAAGATTTTAAATAATTTCTGTTGAACTTCTTTTATTGAGTTTCCATTTTGTTGAATCTGTTAGCAGAAGTTTTAGTCTTTCATGATTCAATTTATAAGGAAGATTAACGACAACTTCTTTATAATCACGTAACTTTTTTCAACCACGCCTTGATTCGTTGATTCGTCCTTTGAAGAATGATGCTGGATCCCATTTTTGTCGCCGGTTTTGTTTCTTTAGGCTTTTGGTCAGCACTCTATAGCACTCGAAAGGAGTTTTGTTGGTGGGGCTTTTGGTTTGCTCGGTTGGCTTGGGTCTACGTTTGTGGGTGTCGAGTGGCTTGATGGTTTCCCTAATCCGTTGAAACTTTTTTCCG
This portion of the Lotus japonicus ecotype B-129 chromosome 3, LjGifu_v1.2 genome encodes:
- the LOC130749097 gene encoding uncharacterized protein LOC130749097, encoding MDSSEGLKKKPDTIFVYERRRKGTNSKKRLSLLYSKIANLNQVSTLPSESSVAKNDGSREIGDDGSYFECELCNDGGELLCCDACPRTYHLECLGLKSVPPEKEWLCPNCSELSMPKKHLKSSKKDISSKKVKAGSCSSGSKNKKQSN